Proteins from a genomic interval of Gadus morhua chromosome 21, gadMor3.0, whole genome shotgun sequence:
- the LOC115534107 gene encoding AN1-type zinc finger protein 3 isoform X2 gives MGDTSERSKPPGLPPRCPCGFWGSSKTMNMCSKCFADIQKKQPEEDCTPQPIQSSGSSQSPVFSSETSSSSSQSLLSSLPSSSEQLSTEESSSTCPAAREGPSSTETAQGTLCTPTKRPRESASGSESEATPEKRPRTEGKEDAGEEPPRGGPKQKNRRRCYSCQTKLELVQQELGSCRCGYVFCMLHRLPEQHNCLFDHLGRGREEAVLKMVKLDRKVGRSCQRIGEECS, from the exons GTCGAGTAAAACAATGAACATGTGCTCCAAATGTTTTGCTG ATATTCAGAAAAAGCAGCCAGAGGAGGACTGCACTCCTCAGCCCATCCAAAGCTCGGGGAGTAGCCAATCGCCTGTCTTCAGTAGTGAGACGAGCAGTAGCAGTAGCCAATCCCTGTTGTCGAGCCTGCCCTCCAGCTCCGAGCAACTGTCAACCGAAGAATCCTCGTCCACATGCCCTGCCGCCAGGGAAG GACCATCCAGCACAGAAACAGCCCAGGGCACCCTCTGCACACCCACAAAACGTCCTCGGGAATCAG CGTCGGGCAGCGAGAGCGAGGCCACCCCGGAGAAGCGGCCCCGGACCGAGGGAAAGGAGGACGCCGGGGAGGAGCCCCCCCGCGGGGGCCCCAAGCAGAAGAACCGCCGGCGCTGCTACAGCTGTCAAACCAAACTAGAGCTGGTGCAGCAGGAACTGGGCTCCTGTCGCTGTG GCTACGTCTTCTGCATGCTGCACCGCCTGCCCGAGCAGCACAACTGCCTGTTTGACCACCTGGGGCGCGGCCGCGAGGAGGCGGTCCTCAAGATGGTGAAGCTGGACCGCAAGGTGGGCCGCTCGTGCCAACGCATCGGAGAGGAGTGCTCCTGA
- the LOC115534107 gene encoding AN1-type zinc finger protein 3 isoform X1, translating to MIFSLDGCFGIGLDLSQFNPYVSKMGVIVFGAPFSTKGWEYNYFFHHLRLGSSKTMNMCSKCFADIQKKQPEEDCTPQPIQSSGSSQSPVFSSETSSSSSQSLLSSLPSSSEQLSTEESSSTCPAAREGPSSTETAQGTLCTPTKRPRESASGSESEATPEKRPRTEGKEDAGEEPPRGGPKQKNRRRCYSCQTKLELVQQELGSCRCGYVFCMLHRLPEQHNCLFDHLGRGREEAVLKMVKLDRKVGRSCQRIGEECS from the exons ATGATATTCAGTTTGGATGGATGCTTTGGTATTGGTTTAGATCTATCCCAGTTCAACCCTTATGTCTCCAAAATGGGCGTAATCGTTTTTGGAGCACCTTTCTCCACGAAGGGATGGGAATACAACTATTTTTTCCATCATCTCAGGCTAGG GTCGAGTAAAACAATGAACATGTGCTCCAAATGTTTTGCTG ATATTCAGAAAAAGCAGCCAGAGGAGGACTGCACTCCTCAGCCCATCCAAAGCTCGGGGAGTAGCCAATCGCCTGTCTTCAGTAGTGAGACGAGCAGTAGCAGTAGCCAATCCCTGTTGTCGAGCCTGCCCTCCAGCTCCGAGCAACTGTCAACCGAAGAATCCTCGTCCACATGCCCTGCCGCCAGGGAAG GACCATCCAGCACAGAAACAGCCCAGGGCACCCTCTGCACACCCACAAAACGTCCTCGGGAATCAG CGTCGGGCAGCGAGAGCGAGGCCACCCCGGAGAAGCGGCCCCGGACCGAGGGAAAGGAGGACGCCGGGGAGGAGCCCCCCCGCGGGGGCCCCAAGCAGAAGAACCGCCGGCGCTGCTACAGCTGTCAAACCAAACTAGAGCTGGTGCAGCAGGAACTGGGCTCCTGTCGCTGTG GCTACGTCTTCTGCATGCTGCACCGCCTGCCCGAGCAGCACAACTGCCTGTTTGACCACCTGGGGCGCGGCCGCGAGGAGGCGGTCCTCAAGATGGTGAAGCTGGACCGCAAGGTGGGCCGCTCGTGCCAACGCATCGGAGAGGAGTGCTCCTGA